CAATATCGCCAACTTCATTGTGACAGCTATTACCCTTGCTCCCGGCATTCTTTTGATCACTTGGGGGCAGAAGCTAAAGGACGCACGGGGAAGCTAACCCGGAAGAAGGAGTTTCTGTGGTCCGGGAAGGCATACATGCTAGTCTGGACCACATTTCAACGCTAACACCAAGATATATAAGGATTTCTTTTAATTGAGATCGTATCCCTTCGTCTCCGCCATAACACGCTAAAACAATGACTTAGGTCTTGGACAGGCAAGTGCGACACAAAGTGGAACGCACAGCCAATGAAACTCTCCGCCTATCTGTCACCATCACGTCACGGGGTTTACTACTTCCGCTGGCCCCTTCCTCGGGCTGAGGATCACAAGCGCCGCACAGTCAGGATATCCTTACGCACAAAGTGCCCGGATCGGGCTGGCGATCTTGCCCGACATCTTGCATCCTGTGGCAGATTGGTGCGCGAGAACAAGACTTTGGCTAGGCTCAGACAAGACGAGATGCGGGACATCGTGCGGAGTTACTTTGCAGCTTCGCTGGATCGGTATTTGGAACGGTTGAACGACACCGGCCTGCCAGATCGGTCCCTTGAGGCCCTACGCCAAGAGTTGGACGTCCACGAGGACGCTATAGGCGGCTTTGACGACCTGTCAGACCTCTACCTTGACGCGGGCACCTTGGACAGCTTCCGGGCCTCAGCGGGCGTGACAGACGCTCAGTGGGCCGAAAATGCGTCGTCCCTTCGCCAAGAGATGCGCAAGGCCCGCCGGGATCAGATCAAAGCCATTCTGAGCGCCGCTGAGAGCCTTGAGGGCTATTCCTTCACCAAGCATTCCGAGACAGCGCCAGCGCCGTCACAGGCCCGCTCTGCGTCTCTGGGAGAGGCAATCGAAGATTTCATGGCTGAGCCGCAATGGTCCGACCAGGTGGCCGCGAAAGCAAGAGCCTTCTTGTCTGTGCTGTTGGAGTATTTCGGGCCGGATCGCAGGATGGCGGATATAACGCGCCATGACGCTGCCGAAGTCAAAAAGGTGGTGCAGTCCCTGCCGCTCAATCGGAAAACTAAGACTGAAACGAAAGACTTAACGCTGCTTGAGGCGATAGAAGTGCCGGGAATGAAAAAGGTATCTGTTGAGACGGTGAATAACCATATGGCCATGTTCTATCGCTTCTGGAAATGGGCGGTTACGCATGGACAGGCAACTGAGAAGCTGTTTGAAGAAATGAAAATCACGGCGCGGAAAAAGCCGGATGACGGACGCAAGGCATTCTCGCCAGCCCAAACCAAGCGATTGTTTCAAGAACTGACTGAGAACAGGTCCGGGTTTGTGAAGTCAGACGAGTACAAGTGGGCAACGCTTCTGGCGCTTTATACAGGCGCAAGACGAGGAGAAATCGCGCAGCTATTCCTCACAGACGTTCAGCAGGAAGGCGACATTTGGTATCTGGACATCAATGCAGATGGAAAGAACAAGAGCCTCAAGACAACCGCTGCAAAGCGCCGGGTTCCCATCCATTCTGAGTTGATCCGGCTTGGCTTCCTTGACTGGGTACAAGCCTTACCGCGACAAGAGCGCCTGTTTATGTCCTTCTCATACAACGTCAAAGAAGGCTATGGCCGCAATCCGGGCCGATGGTTCGGCACCTTCCTAAAGCGGCTTGAGATGAAAGAACCGGGCTTGGTACTGCATAGCTTCCGTCACACGATGATAACGCGACTGGCGCAGGCTGGTGTGCCCGAGCCGCTTTATCAGGACATTGTGGGCCATGAACGCGAAGGCGTGGCGCAGCAGGTCTATTTCAAGGAAGGGCATACGCTGGCACAAAAGCAGGAAGCCCTTGAGAAGTTTGAGGTTTAGGGGCGTTGTTCTTCGGCGTGCGAGCCGCTTGCAAGTACTGTGATGGTCTGGTGTGCCTCGTCAATACCATCGCAAGCCATCATCCACTTGGCGAACTCGATCACGTCCAACCTGCGTTCCTGTGTCTCGACCTTGGCAACAAAAGACTGTGGCTTGTCCAAACGCTCTGCCAAGTCAGCTTGGGTCAGACCTGCATCAAGGCGCACCTGCCTGAGCCGCTGGCACAGATAAACTGTGTTCAGGTGTGCGAAGTGTTTTGTCAAGTGACTGCCTGTTGATCGAATGCAGGCAGTCGGGTAATCCCAAGTCAGGATAATACCATTTTGGGATAACCGTGTTCAGAAGCGCGGCGTATAACTCTGCACCTTCAAATGTCGGGATTTGATATGAAAACGGTTTACAAAGTCGCCGTTGCCGCCACCGCGTTCGTGCTGGTTGGCGTTGCCACTAACAGACTGAATAACGATGGGGGCATTCAGCCCGTCATGAAAGACGAAGTGCCCGCGCTTCTCGATGAATGGGGCTGGGCAAATGAAAGCGAGTTTGCCCGTTATGCTGCGCATATTCCAGCCAGCTTGGCTGTAATCGTCGGACTTCGCGCCGGTAATGCTGACTATGATCGAGCAGAACATAGGGATGCATTGACAAATGGTATTCCATTGCACCTTCACCGCAATGTCATGCGCCACGACAACTTAGCTGCCGCACAACGTGCGAGAAGTCGCCAGTTGCGGAGGCTAGCCGCTCAAGATACCGAACAACGCTTCTACGATTTATTCCCCGAATGGCGGGCATCACATACCGCCTGCATGACGGACGCCGAAGCCTTTGAGAGCCTTCAGCAGTTTGCACCAGACATCGCATCGCGGATTGAGGCCACGAATGCGGAGTTTGCGGCATTGGCGGCAAGAGAAGCCGATGGTACTTTGACAGTCTCAGAACGAGAAGCCTACCTTGCTCACCCGTTCCGGGTGCCGCATTTAGTCCAGACCGGATCAGAATGGTACCAATGGACCGAAGTTGACCCTAGCGAGCCGCTTGCTCTGCACCGAAGCGAAGGGCCACTTGTGCGAGAATGCCCCAGTGACGACCATTCATACGGCTGGCACATCAAAGCGTGTTTTGGCTATGTCAACATTGACTTGGGATATGTCGGATCGCATCCCGGAGGCGGGCATCTCGCTCCAACGGTTGTGGGTAGAGAGGTATACCGCAACTTAGAACAATCGGGCCAAACCCTAGATTTCGTGTTTCAGATGATGGACCATCAAGCTGAGCAAGCGGCATTGCGCAGACAGGCTGAACAAATCGTGGCCAGTTTGCCTGCACAAAACGTGTCGGCTGCGTCGGTCGAATGGCGCGTTCGGGCTGAGTATGAAAGGCTTCGTTGCTCACAATAGCATTTTGCGGCTCATTTTTCTGAGCGCGTATCTCTGTATTGGCAAGGCCACAACTTCCCCCGTGGCCCCTTTTCTCTTTGGGCCTAACCCTACGCCTTGGCGGAGCATTAGCAGCTTCTCCCGTGCGGTATCTGTCTGTTTTCCATTGGCTTCACTTGCCCGCCCACATGGCAGCGGGGCGAGAGGTGGGGGCTTTTCCTCACATATAGACAGAGAAAGCCCGTCTACGTACACCACTCGCGCCACCTATAGGATAGAACGAGGTCGGGCAATCTTGCGCCCCTCGGATTATCCGTTTGTTTTTCTTGGATAAATCTATCGCCCTACCTATAGGACAAGAGGCGGGGCATATTCTGAGATTATTTATCAAATACAATAACTTAGCCAAAGCCGAGTATCTGTCTGGCCAGATAATCAATCTTCTTTCTTATTAAATCATTTATAATCAATATCTTAAAATATATACTCAAAACCGATTGCTTTCCTGCCTCATCTCAATCTTCGATGTATTCAGCTTTCCAATAAGCAATCCGAAACGAATATCATGCTAATATGTTTTAAAAAATGCTCATATCCTTCATATACTTACCCTGATACCATGAAAAATATCCACTCTGGTTGCCAACACAGATACCTTTGACTTCTTCCTAACATCCGGGTTATAAACCGGAACACAAAGTGAGACACACAAGCAACCTTCGCTCTTGTATGTCCAGTTAAGTCAAAGACTTAGATTTGTGGTGGAGCCTCCCTTCGTCGCCGCCACCTATCTTTATCAAGCTTTATTGCAATATATTAGATCGATTTGCGTTAATCTGAGTTATATCCGGCAGTCTTGATAAAGCTCCAACCTTCTTGCGATCGCAGAGATCGCATATGCCTCCAAGGGCTTCTAACAAGGCGTAGAAGGTTCTGATCCCAATCCACCGCAAGTGGGCTTTAAGCTTTGAGAAGACCATCTCGGTAGGATTGAGGTCGGGGCTCTAGGGCGACAGGAACCAGAGCCAGCTACTATGTCTTCTCAGGACCTCGGCGGCGCGCGGGCTCTTGCGGGTGGAAAGGGTACCCCTTGCCCGGCAACCGCTGCTTGCCGCCATGAAAGTTGCACCAGCACCCCTTTCGTTTCAGACAGTGCGGCGGCCAGTTCCTTCAAAGTAATGTCAGGTTCAGCACGCAAGATGACGAGAAAGACGTCGCGATGCGGGGCAAGCCTGCCAAAACGTCCCAGCGACCTGCCTTGTCGTTTTGCAGCGACCAAGCCCCGCGTCCGATACTCCGCCGCAAACCGCACAGCCGTAGCAGGACTGGCACAAAACACCCGTCCGGCAGTGCGCGCCGAGTGCCCTTTCGCCACATAATCACAAATCCGTTGCCGAAGGTCCAAAGAATAAGGCTTGCCCATGATCCACCTTCCAAAGGAAGTGGAGCAGAAAATGCCACATTGTGAATCCCCGTTCGCCTCACATCAAACGCAAAACGCTTTAGAAGACGGACGGGGCGGCTGGACCGCGGATTTTGAACAGCTACAATTTGTTTGCGTTAAGGCCAATCACACTCATTGTTGCGGCTGGACCGCGGATTTTGAACAGCTACAATACCGGAATGACGCGAAGCGTTCACTGGTCAGTTGCGGCTGGACCGCGGATTTTGAACAGCTACAATGGTGTCTCAGCGCATCGCGGAGGTTGATACGTTGCGGCTGGACCGCGGATTTTGAACAGCTACAATGACCACCCCGCCGATCCCAGTGATGAGCTCGTTGCGGCTGGACCGCGGATTTTGAACAGCTACAATACGCGACATCGCGGGCCAATATTCTGAATGGTTGCGGCTGGACCGCGGATTTTGAACAGCTACAATGTTCTTCATCTACACGGGACAATGCGGTTTGTTGCGGCTGGACCGCGGATTTTGAACAGCTACAATCTCAGCGCCCGTGCGAAACAGCGCATCAGTGTTGCGGCTGGACCGCGGATTTTGAACAGCTACAATAGATGCAAATGCAGCTCGCGAGTGTCACGGGTTGCGGCTGGACCGCGGATTTTGAACAGCTACAATCTTGACGGGCTGCACGGCCCAGCCGGTCCAGTTGCGGCTGGACCGCGGATTTTGAACAGCTACAATAGATTGAACCGCAGACCGTTGTGAAGATCAGTTGCGGCTGGACCGCGGATTTTGAACAGCTACAATTTGATCTTTGTCGTGGATGAAATCGCTTCAGTTGCGGCTGGACCGCGGATTTTGAACAGCTACAATTTGAAAAGCTGGTCCCCGCGCACCTGCCCGTTGCGGCTGGACCGCGGATTTTGAACAGCTACAATGACGGTCCCAGAGGTCGCGGTAGAGCCTTTGTTGCGGCTGGACCGCGGATTTTGAACAGCTACAATGACGTGGTAATCAATGCCACCGCCCTCGTCGTTGCGGCTGGACCGCGGATTTTGAACAGCTACAATAGCGTTTTATAACCGGCGTCGGTGACTTCAGTTGCGGCTGGACCGCGGATTTTGAACAGCTACAATGGTCATGCCCAGCGGAAGCTGCACCGATGGTTGCGGCTGGACCGCGGATTTTGAACAGCTACAATCGGCGGCGGTGTGATCAGGTGTTTCATGAGGTTGCGGCTGGACCGCGGATTTTGAACAGCTACAATTTATTCATGCGGTCGCCAGCGGTCCAGCCAGTTGCGGCTGGACCGCGGATTTTGAACAGCTACAATCTGGCGAGGCTCACATGATCTACCGCACCAGTTGCGGCTGGACCGCGGATTTTGAACAGCTACAATCCACGGGAGCAGCTCCTCGGGGCACGTGTCGTTGCGGCTGGACCGCGGATTTTGAACAGCTACAATGCCACCCGCAAAGTGACATTCACGGCCGGCGTTGCGGCTGGACCGCGGATTTTGAACAGCTACAATATACGCCGAGGAGGATGCGCAGTTTAGCGCGTTGCGGCTGGACCGCGGATTTTGAACAGCTACAATGGTCGAGCCTCAAACCGTTGTGAAGATCGGTTGCGGCTGGACCGCGGATTTTGAACAGCTACAATCGCCTACCAAGAGGGCCGTATGAGCGATACGTTGCGGCTGGACCGCGGATTTTGAACAGCTACAATTTCGCAGATGATGAGGAGGATGCCTAATGCAGTTGCGGCTGGACCGCGGATTTTGAACAGCTACAATCGCAAAGCGCGGCTGATGGAGCTGGAGCCAGTTGCGGCTGGACCGCGGATTTTGAACAGCTACAATGACACCCGCAAAGTGACATTCACGGCCTGCGTTGCGGCTGGACCGCGGATTTTGAACAGCTACAATTGCAGTCCAGCCATCATGCTACTCCGTGTGGTTGCGGCTGGACCGCGGATTTTGAACAGCTACAATTCGAACCGATCCGCAGCGGCCCTGGCAAAATGTTGCGGCTGGACCGCGGATTTTGAACAGCTACAATCGGCAATGATCGCGGCGGTGCGCCGCTTGCGTTGCGGCTGGACCGCGGATTTTGAACAGCTACAATGAAGGCCCCGTGCGGCGGAAAGATCGCGCTGTTGCGGCTGGACCGCGGATTTTGAACAGCTACAATTAAATTATGGCGCGCAGGGCGCAGGCGATCGTTGCGGCTGGACCGCGGATTTTGAACAGCTACAATCACGAGCCTGTAGACATAGCTGCGCCCCTTGTTGCGGCTGGACCGCGGATTTTGAACAGCTACAATTGGCGCTTCACACTGATCGCTGGACGGGGGGTTGCGGCTGGACCGCGGATTTTGAACAGCTACAATCGACCACCCTCCTCGTGGGACTTGCCCTCAGTTGCGGCTGGACCGCGGATTTTGAACAGCTACAATACCATGCAACTGAAAGACGCGAAACCCGGTGTTGCGGCTGGACCGCGGATTTTGAACAGCTACAATGCGCGGGGTGCAGGAGCTCGAGGCTCACCTGTTGCGGCTGGACCGCGGATTTTGAACAGCTACAATCCGCGAGGTTGTCTCAAGAGCAACCGCCCCGTTGCGGCTGGACCGCGGATTTTGAACAGCTACAATGGCGGCTGATAGCATCCGCCAGTGGGCGCAGTTGCGGCTGGACCGCGGATTTTGAACAGCTACAATACATGAAGGCGACCGTCTATGCTGACGGCAGTTGCGGCTGGACCGCGGATTTTGAACAGCTACAATCACGCCCCTGCGCCTCCAGTGCCTCGCGCAGTTGCGGCTGGACCGCGGATTTTGAACAGCTACAATGGTAAAGGCCGGTGATGCAGCGGCATCGCTGTTGCGGCTGGACCGCGGATTTTGAACAGCTACAATAGTGATCGCACTGGATCAGGGCACCTATCAGTTGCGGCTGGACCGCGGATTTTGAACAGCTACAATCTGGCGTGTAATATTCAGCAAGGCGCTTGGTTGCGGCTGGACCGCGGATTTTGAACAGCTACAATCCCATAATCTCCGATTCTTCGGTCTTGCCGTTGCGGCTGGACCGCGGATTTTGAACAGCTACAATAGTTGTCTAATGGCAAAACCGACTAAACCTGTTGCGGCTGGACCGCGGATTTTGAACAGCTACAATCGCCGTGAAACCATCATCTTCGGCACTGGCGTTGCGGCTGGACCGCGGATTTTGAACAGCTACAATAAGGCATTTGTCCCGGCCACGTTGCAGACCGTTGCGGCTGGACCGCGGATTTTGAACAGCTACAATTGGATGAAGAACGGCAGATCCGTCGATGAGTTGCGGCTGGACCGCGGATTTTGAACAGCTACAATCCGAAATGCAGCCTTTACATGTGCGCGCGCGTTGCGGCTGGACCGCGGATTTTGAACAGCTACAATAAGTGCATCCCTTTCCCGTTGCAGTGCCAGGTTGCGGCTGGACCGCGGATTTTGAACAGCTACAATGCGCAAAACGGTGATGCTGTCGGGTCGGAAGTTGCGGCTGGACCGCGGATTTTGAACAGCTACAATCGAATCACCAGCGAATCGGGGGTGTTTCTAGTTGCGGCTGGACCGCGGATTTTGAACAGCTACAATGGCGCCTTGGGAAAACTGCACGAACTTATAGTTGCGGCTGGACCGCGGATTTTGAACAGCTACAATTTTGATCGGGCGCGCAACGATATGCAGACGGTTGCGGCTGGACCGCGGATTTTGAACAGCTACAATTTTTCGTTTGTGCGGTCCTTCTATGTGGTTGTTGCGGCTGGACCGCGGATTTTGAACAGCTACAATTGTGACGGTTGACCAGTTTCTTGGCGAGGCGTTGCGGCTGGACCGCGGATTTTGAACAGCTACAATGCAAAAAATCCAGGCAAGTCAGCTCATCAAGTTGCGGCTGGACCGCGGATTTTGAACAGCTACAATGCCTCTAACGCCCGCACCGGCGGCTGGTCAGTTGCGGCTGGACCGCGGATTTTGAACAGCTACAATCAATGGTCTCCGCATGGCTCATTTCTGGAAGTTGCGGCTGGACCGCGGATTTTGAACAGCTACAATAGATCGCCCGCTATCTTCTTGGAGTTAAAAGAAAATAGCGGGGGTCTATTGTGGTTAATCCAAGCGAATCGCATCAAAACATTACCAGTTGTTCCGGATTCTTTCGGGCCTTACGTCGACCCTGATCCGAGAAGTGAACGATATCACGATATTGTCGATCCGTAAAATTCAGAATCTGCACGTCCCCCGAATCGGGTAAATGGCGTGAAATCCGGTTCACACGGGTCTGAAACGCCTCTTTGCCGTTTACGAAACGGGCATAGACGGAAAACTGGCTGCGCTCGAAGCCCTCATCCAGCAAAAAATTACGGAATTTTCCGGCGGCCTTGCGCTGAGGTTTGGTGTCGGTCGGAAGGTCGAACATCACAAGAATCCACATCAGACGATACCCCGATAAAACTTTGATTTCATGGTTCATGCCCCCAACCCCGCAAGTGTCAGTGGGCCGGGCGTGTTTGGCAGGGCCAGCGCAAGCCTGCCCTCCTCGAAACTTTGGCCCAGTGACGTGGCCAGCTTCATTACCGCCACAGAGACAGGCGTGACACCCTCCCCCAAAGGCAGGTCCGTGGCAATCAGGCGTGCGAGTGCCTGCTTCGCCGCTGTGTCGACCTCTGCACCACGCGTCACGACGATGTTGCGCACCGCGCAATCCACCAGCGGGCGGAAGGGTTCCATCAGGTCATCGGCAAGTGCAAAGGCGTTGGATCTGTTGGAATGAAACAACCCGATCGTCGGGTGCAAACCGGCAGCAACAACAGCTCGCGCAGTGGCAGCGCGCAGCACGGTATAGCCATAGTTCAGCAGAGCGTTCTCCTCCCCTGCCCCCGTATCGCGGCGAAAATCCGGGCCCATCATCCGGGGCCAATAGTGGCGCGCAGCCTGCGCTTCGATATTGGTCGTGTCGCCTGATGTGATTTTGCGGATCATCATTTTCAAAGGCGCGTCAGGTTCCCCAATTGAATCCAACGCCGCTGCCTGCATCAGCACCTTAGCGGT
The nucleotide sequence above comes from Roseovarius carneus. Encoded proteins:
- a CDS encoding tyrosine-type recombinase/integrase, with protein sequence MRENKTLARLRQDEMRDIVRSYFAASLDRYLERLNDTGLPDRSLEALRQELDVHEDAIGGFDDLSDLYLDAGTLDSFRASAGVTDAQWAENASSLRQEMRKARRDQIKAILSAAESLEGYSFTKHSETAPAPSQARSASLGEAIEDFMAEPQWSDQVAAKARAFLSVLLEYFGPDRRMADITRHDAAEVKKVVQSLPLNRKTKTETKDLTLLEAIEVPGMKKVSVETVNNHMAMFYRFWKWAVTHGQATEKLFEEMKITARKKPDDGRKAFSPAQTKRLFQELTENRSGFVKSDEYKWATLLALYTGARRGEIAQLFLTDVQQEGDIWYLDINADGKNKSLKTTAAKRRVPIHSELIRLGFLDWVQALPRQERLFMSFSYNVKEGYGRNPGRWFGTFLKRLEMKEPGLVLHSFRHTMITRLAQAGVPEPLYQDIVGHEREGVAQQVYFKEGHTLAQKQEALEKFEV
- a CDS encoding helix-turn-helix domain-containing protein, with the protein product MTKHFAHLNTVYLCQRLRQVRLDAGLTQADLAERLDKPQSFVAKVETQERRLDVIEFAKWMMACDGIDEAHQTITVLASGSHAEEQRP
- a CDS encoding IS630 transposase-related protein; this encodes MGKPYSLDLRQRICDYVAKGHSARTAGRVFCASPATAVRFAAEYRTRGLVAAKRQGRSLGRFGRLAPHRDVFLVILRAEPDITLKELAAALSETKGVLVQLSWRQAAVAGQGVPFPPARARAPPRS
- the cas2 gene encoding CRISPR-associated endonuclease Cas2, with translation MNHEIKVLSGYRLMWILVMFDLPTDTKPQRKAAGKFRNFLLDEGFERSQFSVYARFVNGKEAFQTRVNRISRHLPDSGDVQILNFTDRQYRDIVHFSDQGRRKARKNPEQLVMF
- the cas1 gene encoding type II CRISPR-associated endonuclease Cas1, whose translation is MDQIIDIATDGRHLSRDRGFLKVSENSAEVGRTPLDQIAGVIVHAHGTTWTTSLLTELADRGVPVVLCTANHAPKSVLMPLDGHHGQGARMRAQWQAKTPFIKQAWKQVVTAKVLMQAAALDSIGEPDAPLKMMIRKITSGDTTNIEAQAARHYWPRMMGPDFRRDTGAGEENALLNYGYTVLRAATARAVVAAGLHPTIGLFHSNRSNAFALADDLMEPFRPLVDCAVRNIVVTRGAEVDTAAKQALARLIATDLPLGEGVTPVSVAVMKLATSLGQSFEEGRLALALPNTPGPLTLAGLGA